In the Bombiscardovia apis genome, GGTAAGAACTCAGCAGGGAAGGCACGGATAAGCCCGAGCGCTTGGCAATGTCAGCCGTATTCGCCAGCTCATCCGCATCTAGCAAAAGATTCAAAGTTACAGTTTCGCTCTTACGATTCATGCTTACCCCTTTCACTCGTATCTTCAGTCTAGACGACGGCGAGGTTTTGGGATGCACCCCAGCTGAAGACAGCGTATTCGAAATGACCATTAGCTTCCACTTTCTACTTCGACTCCGCAAACCCAAGAGCTCGCTTATTGATGACTCCACGCTAGGGGGTGGGAGCGTGGGAGTTCAAGCTGAGCGGGCAATGTGGTCGAATGTGGGGGAAGGGCGGTGTGGAGGGGCTTGGAGGTGAGTCAAGTTGGTGGGCTTGGGATATGCCATAGGCTTTATTGGGGTGCGGGATTAGAATTGGGAAGAGATGCCGTTGCGAGGAGCAAAACATGGAAAGTCCACATACATCGCTTGATGGAGATGCCGCCAAGGAGCCTGAGCACTGGGTCAATCCCCTGCTCGATCCGCGCGACTTGCGTATGCCGCGCATTGCCGGCCCGAGTTCGCTGGTCATATTTGGCGTGACTGGCGACTTAGCCAAGAAGAAGCTGCTGCCGGCCGTCTACGACTTAGCCAACCGAGGCCTGCTTCCAGCCAGCTTTGGGCTCATTGGTTTTGGCCGCCGCGACTGGTCTGCCGACGAGTTCGCCGCCTTCGCCGAGGAGAACGTGCGCGCCCACTCCCGCACCCCCTTCAACGATGCCACATGGAAGCAACTCAAAGAGGGCATGCGCTTCGTAAAAGGCACCTTCGACGACGCTGAAGCCTTCCGCAAGCTCTCGAAAACCGTCTCGGAACTCGACCGCGACCGGGGCACCCGCGGCAATCATGCCTTCTACATGTCAATCCCACCCAAGGCCTTCCCCGTAGTGGCCGAACAGCTGGCCGCCTCCGGCCTGTCTAAGTCAGCACCCGGGGCTTGGAAGCGCGTCATTATCGAGAAACCCTTCGGCCACGATTTAGAGTCAGCCAAGGAGCTAGACCGCGTCGTAGGCCAAGTGTTTGAGCCTGATTCCGTCTTCCGCATCGACCACTACTTGGGCAAAGAGACCGTGCAAAACATGCTGGCCCTGCGCTTTGCCAATACCATGTTTGAGCCGGTTTGGAACGCCAATTACGTATCCCACGTGCAAATTACCATGGCCGAAGATATGGGCATCGGCGGCCGCGCGGGCTACTACGACGGCATCGGCGCTGCCCGGGATGTGATTCAAAACCACTTAATCCAGCTCATGGCACTCACTGCTATGGAAGAGCCTGTCTCCTTTGACGCGCGCGACCTGCGGGCCGAAAAAACGAAGGTGCTCTCGGCCGTGCGCCTGCCTCAAGACTTGGGCCTGCACACAGCTCGTGGCCAGTATGCAGCAGGCTGGCAGGGCTCACAACCGGTCGTGGGCTACTTGGACGAAAAGGGCATCGACCCCAAGTCCACCACCGAAACGTACGCCGCAATCCGCCTCGATGTAGACACCCGCCGCTGGGCAGGAGTTCCCTTCTACCTGCGCACCGGCAAACGCCTGGGCAAGCGCACCAGCGAAATCGCCGTGGTCTTCAAGCGCGCCCCCCACCTGCCCTTCGACGCAACCGCCACCCGCGAGCTGGGTGCCAACGCAGTAGTGATTCGCGTGCAGCCAGACGAAGGCGTTACCCTGCGCTTCGGCGCTAAAACGCCCGGTTCAGCTATGGAAGTGCGCGATGTGAACATGGACTTCTCCTACGGGCGCTCCTTCACCGAAGCCTCGCCGGAAGCCTACGAACGCTTGATTCTCGACGTGCTCCTAGGCGATCCGCCCCTCTTCCCCACCACTGAGGAAGTCGAGCTGTCTTGGAAGATTCTAGACCCGATTGAAGAGTACTGGTCCACGCTGGGCCAGCCTGAGCCCTACCGCGCAGGCACTTGGGGGCCGGAGCAGGCCGACCGCATGCTAGCAGCCGACGGACACCATTGGAGGATGCCATGATTGTTGGAATGAGAAACACCACTACGGCTGCTATCTCCCGCGAGATAGACGAGATGCACGTGGAGCGCGGCGAAGCTGCAATGGACCGCGTACTCACGCTCATTATCTCCACGCGGCGCTCCGACTTGGAAGAAGCCTTAGAGACTGTTAATGCTGCCAGCCGTGAGCACCCCTGCCGCGTTATCGCTATCGTGACCGACGCGCAGCCAGACAACGGCGAAAACCAAGGCAAAGACTCGCAAGAGCCAAACTTGGGAGCCAGCCCGGAGCAATACAAGAATTCCTCAGCCGGTGAAGAAGGCGAGCACACGCTCGACGCGCAGATTCGCTTCGGCGCAGATGCAGGCGCAGGCGAAGTCATCGTGTTAGCCCCCGTTGACGGCTTGCTTAAGCATCTCGATACGCTGGTAATTCCGCTCTTAGTGCCAGACGTGCCGGTCGTAACATGGTGGCCCAGCCAGGCCCCGGAAGATCCTGCCGCCGATCCGCTCGGCTCAAAGTCGTCGAGCCGCATTACCGACGCCCAGTACGCGCAGGACTCACAAGCCACCTTCGCAGCCCTGCGCGAGCACTGCCAGCCGGCAGACATTGACCTCTCTTGGACTAGGCTCACCATTTGGCGGGCTATGCTGGCTTCGATTATCAACCAGCCGCCCCACCTGCCCGTCAAATCGGTCACGGTCAGCGGGCAGAGCAACTACTTACCCTTGGAATTGCTGGCTTCTTGGCTGGCTTTGAAGCTGCAAGTGCCGGTAAGCATCAAGCGTGACCCGCACGCTCAGGCCATCACCGGCGTGTATTTTGAGCGCGAAGAC is a window encoding:
- a CDS encoding glucose-6-phosphate dehydrogenase assembly protein OpcA; this encodes MIVGMRNTTTAAISREIDEMHVERGEAAMDRVLTLIISTRRSDLEEALETVNAASREHPCRVIAIVTDAQPDNGENQGKDSQEPNLGASPEQYKNSSAGEEGEHTLDAQIRFGADAGAGEVIVLAPVDGLLKHLDTLVIPLLVPDVPVVTWWPSQAPEDPAADPLGSKSSSRITDAQYAQDSQATFAALREHCQPADIDLSWTRLTIWRAMLASIINQPPHLPVKSVTVSGQSNYLPLELLASWLALKLQVPVSIKRDPHAQAITGVYFEREDGTLSMERPEGDHAIIRQPDQSDQTVSLPLRSAVDCLSEQLGRLDPDEVYAEVISKGWDMVSHK
- the zwf gene encoding glucose-6-phosphate dehydrogenase; amino-acid sequence: MESPHTSLDGDAAKEPEHWVNPLLDPRDLRMPRIAGPSSLVIFGVTGDLAKKKLLPAVYDLANRGLLPASFGLIGFGRRDWSADEFAAFAEENVRAHSRTPFNDATWKQLKEGMRFVKGTFDDAEAFRKLSKTVSELDRDRGTRGNHAFYMSIPPKAFPVVAEQLAASGLSKSAPGAWKRVIIEKPFGHDLESAKELDRVVGQVFEPDSVFRIDHYLGKETVQNMLALRFANTMFEPVWNANYVSHVQITMAEDMGIGGRAGYYDGIGAARDVIQNHLIQLMALTAMEEPVSFDARDLRAEKTKVLSAVRLPQDLGLHTARGQYAAGWQGSQPVVGYLDEKGIDPKSTTETYAAIRLDVDTRRWAGVPFYLRTGKRLGKRTSEIAVVFKRAPHLPFDATATRELGANAVVIRVQPDEGVTLRFGAKTPGSAMEVRDVNMDFSYGRSFTEASPEAYERLILDVLLGDPPLFPTTEEVELSWKILDPIEEYWSTLGQPEPYRAGTWGPEQADRMLAADGHHWRMP